In Thermofilum pendens Hrk 5, the sequence CATGTAAATGAAGCCGAGGACAGCCCCCGAGAATACGTAGGAAATTATGTACGGGAGGACGACTCCGAATATAACCTTCGAGCGGCTGGCGCCCAGGTTCAGCGCCGCCTCCTCTAGCCCCTCGTGTACCTGCTGGAAGCCCGCGAAGACGGAGCGCACGACGTACGGTAGCTTCCTGATGCTGTACGCTACCACGAGGACGACCCAGGCCTGGAAGGCTCCTATGGACGCGGGGTCCAGCGGCGTACCCGCGAAGAACGTCGTGAAGAAGTAGTAGTAGCCGAGTGCTATGACGAGCCCGGGGATCGCCAGCGGTATCGTTGCGAGGGTGTCGAGCACGTTTGAAAGCCACGAGACCTTAACCCTGCTCACGCTGTAGCCCACCATTATCGCGAGTACGACGGCTACGAGCACGGATATCGTAGCGTACATCAGCGTGTTCCTTATGTAGGTGAATATGCCGGGGTCGAGGAACAGCTTCTCGAAGTAGTCCAGGGTGAAGCCAGCGAGGCTTAGGGAGAAGCCCCTCGGAGGCATCACGTTGAAAGCTAGGAGGAAAACCCCAATCTGGGGGAAGACAGTTACCAGGACGAAAGGCACCACCAGGAGGTATATCGCCGCGAGTGCCAGGGGCCCGGCGGGCCTCTGCCTGGAGACGAGACGACCACCCCTGCTTATCATGGCGTAGCTCCTCATCCCCACGTAGTTCCTTATCGCGAGGAAGCCCAGGACAGCGATGAAGAGCATTACTAGCCCGAGTGCCGCGGACTCCGGGGAGACTATGCCGGTCTGGGTCACGAAGCCCTTGAAGATCTGCGCGCTCATGAGGTTCCACTCCTGGAATATCAGAGGAGCTCCTACGTCCTCCAGGCTGAATATGTACACTATTATCGCTCCAGCGACTATGCCGGGGAGCGCTAGGGGGAAGGTCACCGTCCTGAAGAGCAGGAAGCCCTTGGCTCCCAGGTTCTCGCCTTGCTCCTCCGTGCTCGGGTCAACGTTGAGAAAAGCGCTGTAGGCGTTGAGGTATACTATTGGGTAGAAGGAGATTATCTGCGCCAGCGCCACCCCCACGAGGCCGTCTACCCTCACGCTCCACCCGAACAGCTTCGACGTGATCATTGATATCGGGCCGTACTCGCTGAAGAGAATCTTGACGACGTAGGAGTTCACGAATGGCGTTACGAACAGGGGTATCATCGAGAGTATGCGGAGGAGCTCTTTTCCCGGGAAGCTGTACCTAGCGATCACGAACGCCACTGCGACTCCGAGCACGGTTGCAACCACCGTTACTACGAGCGCGTTGAGGAGGCTGTTGAGCAGTATACCGTAGTTCAGGCCCTTCACCACGTAGAGCGTCCCCTCGCCGTAGGGTAGCTGGAAGACCGCCTGCTCCCCGGGTAGCGTCTCCAGCCTGACGTAGTCCCTCGACGTGAATATCCGCTGAAAGTTGGCGTACCATGGTAGCCCCGCCGGGGCCTGGAAGGCGTGTAGGAGCACCAGGAGTATCGGTACCACGAGGAACACTACGAGGGCAACCGAGCTGAAAACCATGAAAAACCACATTACCGGGTCCAGCTGGTAGAAAAGCGCCTTCAGCCTCCTCGACAACGGCAGCGCCCTGCCCCTCGCCCTGCGGGCTTCCCGGAGGTACCTAGCCTTTTCGAGCGCGTAGCCCGCGATGGAAGCTCCCAGGAGTGGTGCCAGGAAGATCCCCACGGCTCTCGGCAGGGACGGTATCGACGCCAAGGCTACGAAGAGGTTGTAGAGGAGCGAGAACACGGAGAGAAAGCTGAGCCCGGAGCTGAACTTAATCCACCTGTAGTCGTAGCCCAGCGCCACTAGGAGCAAGCCTACCGCTAGGCCGAGCGCGGTGAACAAGTTGTCTACCAGTACGTTCGCGAGCGAGAAGTTGTAGAGCACGATGTACACCACTGCGAGGGCTATCCCGGACACCCACACGCTTTTCTTCGAAACCCTTTTCACCAAAGGGCGACCCCCGACTAAATGCCCATAGATATCGCAAAAACCGAATTTATTTCTTTCTGGGACGCTTTACTACCTTCGAAACCAGACAGGAAAAAAGGAAAATACTAGCACGCGAGGCTAGCCTCCGGTCATCTGCTTTAGCAACGACTGCACCTTTAGGTACTTTGCCCTCGCCGCGCTTGTCCAGTCGTTCATCAGCCTCTGGTATATGGAGGGGTCGCTGGCGAGCTTCGGGCTTATCTTTATAGCGTAGTCGAGCGTGAAGGTCGTCTGTTGCCCAGTAAGCGGGTCCGTGAACGTAACGAAGTCTGTCAGCTGCGTGACTAGTTGTTGGAACTGCGCCTCGGTTATCTTCTTATCCCTGTAAGCCTTCACTATCTGGGCCCAGACGGGCTGAAGGTCGTCGTGCGCGTTTACGAGCGTCGCCTTGAAGTAGTCTACAACGGCGGTAACCCACGCGGAGGAGAGTGACTCGTTGAACGCTATACCCCCGGCGTTGATAACGTCCTCAAGTGCTTTCTTCAAGTCGGGTCTCCGGGCGCCCTGCGGCGTGTCGAAAACCCTCGGGTTTATCGGGAGCCTGTTTATGTTCGGGTCAAGCCACACCAGCTGTCCTCCCGTCTCGTTGAGAACCCAGGCCACGAAGGCGGCGGCCGCTTCGGGGTGCCGCGAACCCTTAAGGATCGCTATGGGGTCTGCGTTCACTATGCTCTCGCCTGGCGGTATTATGTAGAGGCACGAGGGGTTCTGCTGCTGCGCCGTGTAGCCGTAGAAGTCTATCGTAGTACCTATCGCGATATCCCCGCGTATGACAGCGTCTCTTACGTCGCTACTACCGCTGAATATCTTGGAGTTCGCCGCGATGAGCGTGAGTGTGCGCCAACCCTTATCCCACCCGTACGCCTGGAGTATAATCTCGAATATCCTGGTATTGCTCGTGCTCATCGTGGGGTCTGCTATTCCTACGAGCTGTAGCGCGGGCAACGTCACGGCGTACGCGGGGTTCCCGAGATCCGCCCAGCGCTGAGGCATTGGTAGCTTATACCTGTTGAGAAGATCCCTGTTTACCGTGAAGCCGAAGCTACTCACGCTCGCGCCTATCCAGTGTATCTTTCCGTCACTTCCAACCTTGTACGTCTCCGCCCCTGCAATCGTCTTGGGTAGCTTGGCGACCTCGTCCATCACTATCTTGAACTCTGGGTGCTTGTCCAAGTCTATCGGCTCGATCAAGCCCATGTCGTCTATCAGGTTGAACAGCGTTGGTCCACCTCCCCAGGCGACGTCTATACCCTGCCCCTTCTGGGCGGCGTTCTTGATATAGTCGGGCCACTGCTCCGCGTTTATAGGCAGGAAGACTATGTTCTTGATGTTGTACTTTTTCGCCACGCTACTACTAAGGAACATTGTTCTCGTCAAGTCTTGGATTGTCTGCTCGTGCCGTGTTATAACGTAAAGGGTTATACCCTCACCCGCGGGTGGCTGCTGGGTCTGGTTAGCC encodes:
- a CDS encoding ABC transporter permease is translated as MKRVSKKSVWVSGIALAVVYIVLYNFSLANVLVDNLFTALGLAVGLLLVALGYDYRWIKFSSGLSFLSVFSLLYNLFVALASIPSLPRAVGIFLAPLLGASIAGYALEKARYLREARRARGRALPLSRRLKALFYQLDPVMWFFMVFSSVALVVFLVVPILLVLLHAFQAPAGLPWYANFQRIFTSRDYVRLETLPGEQAVFQLPYGEGTLYVVKGLNYGILLNSLLNALVVTVVATVLGVAVAFVIARYSFPGKELLRILSMIPLFVTPFVNSYVVKILFSEYGPISMITSKLFGWSVRVDGLVGVALAQIISFYPIVYLNAYSAFLNVDPSTEEQGENLGAKGFLLFRTVTFPLALPGIVAGAIIVYIFSLEDVGAPLIFQEWNLMSAQIFKGFVTQTGIVSPESAALGLVMLFIAVLGFLAIRNYVGMRSYAMISRGGRLVSRQRPAGPLALAAIYLLVVPFVLVTVFPQIGVFLLAFNVMPPRGFSLSLAGFTLDYFEKLFLDPGIFTYIRNTLMYATISVLVAVVLAIMVGYSVSRVKVSWLSNVLDTLATIPLAIPGLVIALGYYYFFTTFFAGTPLDPASIGAFQAWVVLVVAYSIRKLPYVVRSVFAGFQQVHEGLEEAALNLGASRSKVIFGVVLPYIISYVFSGAVLGFIYMATEVSTSITIGNFNPSQAPMTYYMMNVYKGGSPVGVQVAAAMGVLLILIQLVAILIVVKIFKQRYAFIGV
- a CDS encoding ABC transporter substrate-binding protein, which produces MNSKVLLVLAVLVLVALGVALVVLQQKAPPSAPPANQTQQPSPGPVNQTPSTKPPANQTQQPPAGEGITLYVITRHEQTIQDLTRTMFLSSSVAKKYNIKNIVFLPINAEQWPDYIKNAAQKGQGIDVAWGGGPTLFNLIDDMGLIEPIDLDKHPEFKIVMDEVAKLPKTIAGAETYKVGSDGKIHWIGASVSSFGFTVNRDLLNRYKLPMPQRWADLGNPAYAVTLPALQLVGIADPTMSTSNTRIFEIILQAYGWDKGWRTLTLIAANSKIFSGSSDVRDAVIRGDIAIGTTIDFYGYTAQQQNPSCLYIIPPGESIVNADPIAILKGSRHPEAAAAFVAWVLNETGGQLVWLDPNINRLPINPRVFDTPQGARRPDLKKALEDVINAGGIAFNESLSSAWVTAVVDYFKATLVNAHDDLQPVWAQIVKAYRDKKITEAQFQQLVTQLTDFVTFTDPLTGQQTTFTLDYAIKISPKLASDPSIYQRLMNDWTSAARAKYLKVQSLLKQMTGG